One window of the Pseudomonas lurida genome contains the following:
- a CDS encoding MDR family MFS transporter, translating into MTHLNQPVPPLPAVRSILASLMMAIFLGALDQTIVAVSMPAISAQFHDVNLLAWVISGYMVAMTVAVPIYGKLGDLYGRRPMMLIGMGLFTLASLFCGMANSMEQLVLARILQGIGAGGMISVSQAIIGDIIPPRERGRYQGYFSSMYAVASVAGPVLGGYMTEYLSWRWVFLINLPLGAGAWYVAHRTLVGLPVPQRKPIIDYLGTLLMIVGLTALLLGITEIGQGHHWRDDEVLGLLVCALVALTLFVWHERRAREPLLPMHLFANRSAVLCWCTIFFTSFQAISLTVLMPLRYQTVTGSGADSAALHLLPLAMGLPMGAYFAGRMTSVTGRYKPMILSGALLSPFAILGMALSAPQAVGLTAMFMLLAGIAAGMQFPTSLVGTQNSVEQRDIGVATSTTNLFRSLGGAVGVACMSALLLALLQDSSFAHLASGALAAEGSSGNVLLDGLNAAPGPAQDALRSELAVTFRHLLMVSAAVSLLGLAAAIAMPNRVLRGREDKAN; encoded by the coding sequence GTGACGCACCTCAACCAGCCCGTTCCGCCGCTGCCCGCCGTGCGCAGCATCCTCGCCTCGCTGATGATGGCGATCTTCCTGGGGGCCCTGGACCAGACCATTGTCGCTGTGTCCATGCCGGCCATTTCCGCGCAGTTTCATGACGTCAACCTGCTGGCCTGGGTCATCTCTGGCTACATGGTGGCGATGACCGTGGCGGTGCCGATCTATGGCAAGCTCGGTGACCTGTACGGGCGGCGGCCGATGATGCTGATCGGCATGGGCCTGTTTACCCTGGCCTCGCTGTTCTGCGGCATGGCAAACAGCATGGAGCAACTGGTGCTGGCGCGGATCCTCCAGGGCATCGGCGCCGGCGGCATGATCTCGGTGAGCCAGGCGATCATCGGCGACATCATCCCGCCCCGCGAACGCGGGCGCTACCAGGGCTATTTCAGCAGCATGTACGCGGTGGCCAGCGTGGCCGGGCCGGTGCTCGGCGGCTACATGACCGAGTACCTGTCGTGGCGCTGGGTGTTCCTGATCAACTTGCCCTTGGGCGCCGGCGCCTGGTACGTGGCCCATCGCACCCTGGTCGGGCTGCCGGTGCCGCAGCGCAAGCCGATCATCGATTACCTCGGCACCCTGTTGATGATTGTCGGGCTGACGGCCTTGCTGCTGGGCATCACCGAAATCGGCCAGGGCCATCATTGGCGCGACGACGAAGTGCTGGGCCTGCTGGTGTGCGCGCTGGTGGCATTGACGCTGTTTGTCTGGCACGAGCGGCGTGCGCGCGAGCCTTTGCTGCCAATGCATTTGTTCGCCAACCGCAGTGCGGTGTTGTGCTGGTGCACGATCTTTTTCACCAGTTTCCAGGCGATTTCCCTGACGGTGCTGATGCCGCTGCGTTATCAGACGGTGACCGGCTCCGGGGCCGACAGCGCGGCCCTGCACCTGCTGCCGCTGGCCATGGGCTTGCCGATGGGCGCCTATTTTGCCGGGCGCATGACGTCAGTGACCGGACGTTACAAACCGATGATCCTCAGCGGCGCGCTGCTCAGCCCGTTTGCGATCCTCGGCATGGCCTTGAGCGCCCCCCAGGCGGTGGGGCTGACGGCAATGTTCATGCTGCTGGCCGGGATCGCTGCGGGCATGCAATTCCCCACCTCGCTGGTGGGCACACAGAACTCGGTGGAACAACGCGACATCGGCGTCGCTACCAGCACCACCAACCTGTTCCGCTCCTTGGGCGGCGCAGTAGGCGTGGCATGCATGTCGGCGTTGTTGCTGGCGTTGCTGCAGGATTCAAGTTTCGCCCACCTGGCCAGCGGCGCACTGGCGGCCGAAGGCAGCTCTGGCAACGTACTGCTCGACGGCCTCAACGCCGCACCCGGCCCGGCGCAGGACGCCCTGCGCAGCGAATTGGCAGTGACGTTCCGGCATTTGCTGATGGTCAGTGCAGCCGTGTCGCTGCTGGGGCTCGCGGCAGCAATCGCAATGCCAAACCGAGTGCTGCGCGGCCGCGAAGACAAAGCCAACTAA
- a CDS encoding cache domain-containing protein, whose translation MKGLLRLTWLLLLCFSQVHAATTQDEDAQAAKALLEKALAYYQSNGDKAFAAFSRQGEFIDQDRYVFVVDTKGVLLASGGPSSALIGRDVSEVLGPDLRQSFKDALNRAQGQGIQQADYRWQNWNDGKVEHKHVFYQRVGDRILAVGYYLPRATPEQAKALRNKAVNALLKDEAGTLKAINSLQGGFLQDDLYVFVVDLDTRRYVAHGTNLRLVNTDFSKIKDPDGKPVGEPILKLMAEQDQGEYKYRWKNPVTDKVENKHAYVRKAGHFMVAVGYYSP comes from the coding sequence ATGAAGGGACTGCTCCGACTCACTTGGCTGCTGCTGTTGTGTTTCAGCCAAGTGCACGCCGCCACGACTCAGGACGAGGACGCGCAGGCGGCCAAGGCGCTGCTGGAAAAAGCCTTGGCTTACTACCAGAGCAACGGCGACAAGGCCTTTGCCGCCTTCAGCCGGCAAGGCGAGTTCATCGACCAGGACCGCTACGTGTTCGTGGTCGATACCAAAGGCGTGCTGCTGGCCAGTGGCGGGCCCTCCTCCGCTCTGATCGGCCGCGATGTGTCCGAAGTGCTGGGCCCGGATTTGCGCCAGTCCTTCAAGGATGCACTCAATCGTGCGCAAGGCCAGGGCATCCAGCAAGCTGATTACCGCTGGCAGAACTGGAACGACGGCAAGGTCGAGCATAAGCACGTGTTTTATCAGCGCGTGGGTGATCGCATCCTGGCAGTGGGTTATTACCTGCCCCGGGCCACGCCGGAACAGGCCAAGGCCTTGCGCAACAAGGCAGTGAACGCGTTGCTCAAGGATGAAGCCGGCACGCTCAAGGCCATCAACTCACTGCAGGGTGGGTTCCTGCAGGATGACCTCTATGTGTTTGTGGTGGACCTCGATACCCGGCGCTACGTGGCCCATGGCACTAATTTGCGGTTGGTCAACACGGACTTCAGCAAGATCAAGGACCCGGATGGCAAGCCCGTGGGAGAGCCGATCCTGAAGTTGATGGCCGAGCAGGATCAGGGGGAATACAAATACCGGTGGAAGAATCCGGTGACCGATAAGGTTGAGAATAAGCATGCTTATGTGCGCAAGGCTGGGCATTTCATGGTGGCGGTCGGGTACTACAGTCCTTGA
- a CDS encoding transporter substrate-binding domain-containing protein: MKVPFALCVLGLATSALADTAPSRLDQVLERGTLTVCTTGDYKPYTSLRADGRYEGIDIAMAESLAKSLNAKIHWVPTTWKTLMPDFLAQRCDIAVGGISVSLERQKKAFFSQALGVDGKIPLVRCADVQRYQTVEQINQPQVRVIEPAGGTNEVFARAHLGQAQIRLHDNVTIFDELLAGKADVMITDASEARYQQKLKPGLCAVNPERQMQYSEKAFLLPRDDVAWKSYVDQWLHLSVATGVYDGIVNQWLAAP; encoded by the coding sequence ATGAAAGTTCCTTTTGCCCTGTGTGTACTCGGCCTGGCAACCAGCGCCCTGGCTGACACCGCCCCCTCGCGCCTTGACCAGGTGCTTGAAAGGGGCACGCTCACGGTCTGCACCACCGGCGACTACAAGCCCTATACCTCCCTGCGTGCCGACGGCCGTTATGAAGGCATCGACATTGCCATGGCCGAATCCCTGGCCAAGAGCCTCAACGCCAAGATCCACTGGGTGCCCACTACTTGGAAAACGCTGATGCCGGACTTCCTGGCCCAGCGCTGTGATATTGCCGTGGGCGGGATTTCGGTATCCCTGGAGCGCCAGAAAAAGGCGTTCTTCAGCCAGGCCTTGGGCGTCGACGGCAAGATTCCGCTGGTGCGTTGCGCAGACGTGCAGCGTTACCAGACCGTCGAGCAGATCAACCAGCCCCAAGTGCGGGTGATCGAGCCGGCGGGCGGCACCAACGAAGTGTTCGCCCGCGCTCATCTGGGCCAGGCGCAAATCCGTTTGCATGACAACGTGACCATCTTTGACGAATTGCTGGCAGGCAAGGCCGACGTGATGATTACCGACGCCAGCGAAGCGCGTTACCAGCAGAAGCTCAAGCCCGGGCTGTGTGCGGTCAACCCGGAACGGCAGATGCAGTACAGCGAAAAAGCCTTCTTGCTGCCTCGCGATGATGTGGCGTGGAAAAGCTATGTCGACCAGTGGCTGCACCTGAGCGTCGCCACCGGCGTCTATGACGGCATCGTCAATCAATGGCTGGCGGCGCCTTGA
- a CDS encoding glutamine synthetase family protein produces MSVFACLHEAQSFLEQHPDIEMFELFILDNNGVPRGKLLHRDELLAVYESGRPLPSTILGLTINGDDVENSGLVWEVGDIDCRAYPISGSLQRMPWRLIPTAAVQVSMHPTEGLPATVADPRHLLAKVIDGLKADGYYPVMAAELEFYLLDQKSDSNGRPQPARDVDGGRPRSTQVYGLRELEQIEPFLADLYSACKLQGIPARTAISEYAPGQVEITLEHRRDALQAMDEAVRYKRLVKGVAHKHGMSACFMAKPFDDLAGTGMHMHVSLADAEGNNLFASEATDGTPLLRQAVGGMLSTLLDSLLMFCPNANSYRRFQTNSYAPLAATWGVDNRTVSLRVPGGPAPSRHIEHRICGADANPYLAAAAILAGIHRGIREQRDPGAPVEGNGYAQAKELLPTDWLTTLRALEESSWAREAFGSEFLGVYLAVKRAEYRQFMGEVGEQDWRWYLHQA; encoded by the coding sequence ATGAGTGTTTTTGCCTGCCTGCACGAAGCCCAGTCTTTCCTTGAGCAACACCCGGACATCGAGATGTTCGAGCTGTTTATCCTCGACAATAACGGCGTGCCGCGTGGCAAGTTGTTGCATCGCGATGAACTGCTGGCGGTGTATGAAAGCGGCCGGCCGCTGCCCAGCACCATCCTTGGCTTGACCATCAACGGCGACGACGTGGAAAACTCCGGCCTGGTCTGGGAAGTGGGTGACATCGACTGCCGCGCCTACCCGATCAGCGGCAGTTTGCAACGCATGCCGTGGCGCCTGATCCCCACCGCCGCCGTGCAAGTCAGCATGCACCCCACCGAAGGCCTGCCCGCCACCGTGGCCGATCCCCGGCATTTGCTCGCCAAGGTGATCGACGGCCTCAAGGCCGACGGTTATTACCCCGTGATGGCGGCGGAACTGGAGTTCTACCTGCTCGACCAGAAGTCCGACAGCAACGGTCGCCCGCAACCGGCACGGGATGTGGATGGTGGGCGCCCGCGCTCGACCCAGGTCTACGGCCTGCGCGAGCTGGAGCAGATCGAACCGTTCCTCGCCGACCTCTACAGCGCCTGCAAACTGCAGGGCATTCCCGCGCGCACGGCGATTTCCGAATACGCGCCGGGCCAGGTGGAAATCACCCTGGAGCATCGCCGCGACGCCTTGCAAGCCATGGATGAAGCCGTGCGCTACAAACGCCTGGTCAAGGGCGTGGCGCACAAGCACGGAATGAGCGCCTGCTTCATGGCCAAGCCGTTCGACGACCTGGCCGGCACCGGCATGCACATGCACGTGAGCCTGGCGGATGCCGAGGGCAACAACCTGTTCGCCAGCGAGGCCACCGACGGCACGCCGCTGTTGCGCCAGGCAGTGGGCGGCATGCTCAGCACCTTGCTCGACTCGCTGCTGATGTTCTGCCCCAACGCCAACTCCTACCGTCGCTTCCAGACCAACAGCTACGCACCGTTGGCCGCCACCTGGGGCGTGGACAACCGCACCGTCAGCCTGCGCGTGCCGGGCGGGCCGGCCCCTTCGCGGCATATCGAACATCGCATCTGCGGTGCCGATGCCAACCCTTACCTGGCAGCCGCCGCGATCCTGGCTGGAATTCATCGGGGCATCCGTGAACAGCGCGACCCCGGCGCCCCGGTAGAAGGCAATGGTTACGCCCAGGCCAAGGAATTGCTGCCCACTGACTGGTTGACCACCCTGCGCGCCCTCGAAGAATCGAGCTGGGCACGAGAGGCCTTCGGCAGTGAGTTCCTCGGTGTGTACCTGGCGGTCAAACGCGCCGAATACCGGCAGTTCATGGGCGAGGTGGGCGAGCAGGATTGGCGCTGGTATTTGCATCAGGCGTGA
- a CDS encoding class I SAM-dependent methyltransferase, translated as MSSQPPSSIEIEYAERCDREHARVCGETRPPGLRRRLASWRDEWLVRQALKVAGEPGLVLDLACGSGRFWPVLAEHINRVILASDNSQDMLDHARTHHPASLLKRVKTFQGSAFSIGLSANAVDCIFCLELFRHVPSSEGRLALLREFHRVSRDTVIVSVSSRTAVEDEFRQAGFKVLNHQEFMPGSNLWRVYVLRKRG; from the coding sequence ATGTCGTCACAGCCACCTTCCTCCATCGAGATCGAATACGCCGAGCGCTGTGACCGTGAGCACGCCAGGGTCTGCGGCGAAACGCGTCCGCCCGGGTTGCGGCGCCGCCTGGCGTCGTGGCGCGACGAGTGGCTGGTGCGCCAGGCGCTGAAAGTCGCCGGCGAACCTGGGCTGGTGCTCGACCTGGCCTGTGGTTCGGGGCGCTTTTGGCCGGTATTGGCCGAACATATCAACCGGGTGATCCTGGCGTCGGACAACTCTCAGGACATGCTCGACCACGCCCGCACCCACCACCCGGCGTCCTTGCTCAAGCGCGTCAAGACCTTCCAGGGTTCGGCGTTTTCCATCGGCTTGTCGGCCAATGCAGTGGACTGTATTTTCTGCCTGGAATTGTTTCGCCATGTGCCCAGCAGCGAAGGGCGACTGGCGTTGCTGCGCGAGTTTCACCGGGTCAGCCGTGACACGGTGATTGTCTCTGTCAGTTCTCGTACTGCAGTAGAGGACGAGTTTCGCCAGGCGGGCTTCAAGGTCCTGAATCATCAGGAATTCATGCCAGGCTCAAACCTGTGGCGGGTCTACGTGCTGCGTAAGAGAGGATAA
- the rnd gene encoding ribonuclease D, whose translation MAIDIHWICDNDSLGQHCAEWQQLPFVALDTEFMRVDTFYPIAGLIQIGDGVRAYLIDPLTIDNWQPLAALLENPAVIKVVHACSEDLEVLLRLTGSLPVPLFDTQLAAAYLNLGFSMGYSRLVQAVLDIELPKGETRSDWLQRPLSETQISYAAEDAVHLAEVYVRLRPQLSDDKYAWVLEDGAELVANLRREVDPYEVYRDAKLAWKLSRAQLAVLRELCAWREQQARARDLPRNRIIREHSLWPLAKSQPDNLAALGKIEDMHPRTVRQDGQFLLDLIKRAGSVPMDQWPPAVAEPLPVDAAALIKQLRALGQAEAERLDMAPELMLRKKTLEALVKSGYPDGPYKLPDSLRGWRRELMGQALLDSLATAGEQP comes from the coding sequence GTGGCCATCGATATTCACTGGATCTGCGACAACGATAGCCTCGGCCAGCATTGCGCCGAATGGCAGCAGTTGCCATTCGTCGCCCTCGACACCGAATTCATGCGGGTCGACACCTTTTATCCCATTGCCGGGCTGATCCAGATCGGTGATGGCGTGCGCGCTTACCTGATCGACCCCCTGACCATCGACAACTGGCAGCCCTTGGCCGCGTTGCTGGAAAACCCGGCGGTGATCAAGGTGGTGCACGCCTGCAGCGAAGACCTCGAAGTGTTGCTGCGCTTGACCGGCAGCCTGCCGGTGCCGTTGTTCGACACCCAGTTGGCGGCGGCTTATTTGAACCTGGGTTTCTCCATGGGCTACTCGCGCCTGGTGCAAGCCGTGCTGGATATCGAACTGCCCAAGGGCGAGACCCGCTCGGACTGGCTGCAGCGGCCATTGTCCGAGACACAGATCAGCTACGCCGCCGAAGACGCGGTGCACCTGGCCGAGGTCTACGTCCGCCTGCGCCCGCAGCTGTCGGATGACAAATACGCCTGGGTCTTGGAAGACGGCGCCGAACTGGTCGCCAACCTGCGCCGTGAAGTCGACCCGTACGAGGTGTACCGCGACGCCAAGCTGGCGTGGAAGCTGTCCCGCGCGCAACTGGCCGTGCTGCGTGAGCTGTGCGCCTGGCGCGAGCAGCAAGCCCGCGCCCGTGACCTGCCGCGCAACCGCATCATTCGCGAGCATTCGTTGTGGCCCCTGGCCAAATCCCAGCCGGATAACCTTGCTGCGCTGGGCAAGATCGAAGACATGCACCCGCGTACCGTGCGTCAGGATGGCCAGTTCCTGCTGGACCTGATCAAACGTGCCGGCAGCGTGCCGATGGACCAATGGCCGCCCGCCGTTGCCGAGCCGTTGCCGGTGGACGCCGCCGCACTCATCAAGCAACTGCGCGCCCTTGGCCAGGCTGAAGCCGAACGCCTGGACATGGCGCCGGAACTGATGCTGCGCAAGAAAACCCTCGAAGCCCTGGTCAAGAGCGGCTACCCCGATGGGCCTTATAAATTGCCAGACTCGCTGCGTGGCTGGCGCCGCGAGTTGATGGGCCAGGCGCTGCTCGACAGCCTGGCCACTGCCGGAGAACAGCCTTGA
- a CDS encoding YcgL domain-containing protein, translated as MKRICSIYRSKKKDGMYLYVLKSDALERVPEPLMDAFGKAHHAFDMVLTPERKLSREDIAVVLENLDKQGYHLQMPPAEDEYIEHLPEELLRRNDPM; from the coding sequence TTGAAACGTATCTGCTCCATCTACCGCAGCAAGAAAAAAGACGGGATGTACCTCTACGTGCTGAAAAGCGACGCCCTGGAGCGCGTGCCCGAACCGTTGATGGACGCCTTCGGCAAGGCCCATCACGCGTTTGACATGGTGCTGACGCCGGAGCGCAAGCTGTCCCGCGAAGACATTGCCGTGGTCCTGGAAAACCTCGACAAGCAGGGCTATCACCTGCAAATGCCGCCAGCCGAGGACGAGTACATCGAACACTTGCCCGAAGAGTTGCTGCGCCGTAACGACCCGATGTGA
- a CDS encoding D-2-hydroxyacid dehydrogenase yields the protein MRVLIAEQDHPLYARLLGEAAPDLEVLTSGDSAELSRLAADCPVWLGQPDLLATLLRQGHHPQWLQSTWAGITPLLAEGLPRDYRLTRAVGIFGQVMAEFVLTYMLGHEREVLARLVSQVERKWDNRMGQSLAGRKALIVGTGDIGQRVAEFLLPFGVKLYGIASAAREQVPFIEVAGLDQLGRLVGEVDYVINLLPNTPNTHDLYDAALFKQFKPTGLFINVGRGVAVVDADLVDALKEGHLAGAVIDVCRQEPLPQRHPFWTAWGLLLTGHSSAPTSPELMVALFVENLRAYQAKEALRGEVDFERGY from the coding sequence ATGCGTGTTCTGATTGCTGAACAGGATCACCCGCTCTACGCGCGGTTGTTGGGCGAAGCGGCACCGGACCTGGAGGTGCTGACCAGTGGCGACTCGGCCGAGTTGTCACGCCTGGCCGCTGATTGCCCGGTATGGTTGGGCCAGCCGGACCTGTTGGCCACATTGTTGCGCCAAGGTCATCACCCGCAATGGCTGCAATCGACCTGGGCCGGCATCACCCCATTGCTCGCCGAAGGCCTGCCGCGCGACTATCGCCTGACCCGAGCGGTCGGCATCTTTGGCCAGGTCATGGCCGAATTTGTCCTGACCTACATGCTGGGCCACGAACGCGAAGTGTTGGCGCGCCTGGTCAGCCAGGTCGAGCGCAAGTGGGACAACCGCATGGGCCAGAGCCTGGCGGGCCGCAAGGCGCTGATCGTCGGCACCGGCGATATCGGCCAGCGCGTCGCCGAGTTCCTGCTGCCGTTCGGCGTGAAGCTTTACGGTATTGCCAGTGCGGCGCGCGAGCAGGTGCCGTTTATCGAGGTGGCCGGGCTCGACCAACTGGGCCGGCTGGTGGGGGAGGTGGACTACGTGATCAACCTGCTGCCCAATACGCCGAATACCCATGACCTGTACGACGCGGCGCTGTTCAAGCAGTTCAAGCCGACCGGGTTGTTCATCAACGTCGGGCGCGGGGTGGCGGTGGTAGATGCCGACTTGGTCGACGCCTTGAAAGAAGGGCATTTGGCGGGTGCGGTGATCGACGTCTGCCGTCAGGAACCTTTACCGCAGCGTCACCCGTTCTGGACGGCGTGGGGGCTGTTGCTGACCGGCCACAGTTCGGCGCCGACTTCGCCGGAGTTGATGGTGGCGTTGTTTGTCGAAAACCTGCGGGCGTACCAGGCCAAGGAAGCGTTGCGCGGGGAAGTGGATTTCGAGCGCGGTTACTGA
- a CDS encoding nitroreductase family protein, producing the protein MTRVADYPIHPQFTDRWSPRAFTGEPISQETLLSFFEAARWAPSAYNSQPWRFLYARRDTPDWERFLGLLNEFNRGWAQHASALVIIASKTDFTAPGATEETPALWHTFDTGSAWGHLALQASLSGWHTHGMAGFDQELTREALKIPDGYALHAAVAVGKLGDKSSLPDYLQGRETPSPRRPLSELVCEGDFSL; encoded by the coding sequence ATGACCCGTGTTGCCGACTACCCGATCCACCCCCAGTTCACCGACCGCTGGTCGCCTCGCGCCTTCACCGGCGAGCCTATCTCCCAGGAAACCCTGCTGAGCTTCTTCGAAGCCGCGCGCTGGGCACCTTCGGCCTACAACTCGCAGCCCTGGCGTTTCCTCTACGCGCGCCGCGATACGCCGGACTGGGAGCGTTTCCTGGGCTTGCTGAATGAATTCAACCGTGGCTGGGCGCAGCATGCATCTGCCCTGGTGATCATCGCCTCGAAAACCGACTTCACCGCCCCCGGCGCTACGGAAGAAACCCCGGCCCTGTGGCACACCTTCGACACCGGTTCCGCCTGGGGCCACCTGGCGCTGCAGGCCAGCCTCAGCGGCTGGCACACCCATGGCATGGCTGGCTTCGACCAGGAACTGACCCGCGAAGCGCTGAAGATCCCGGACGGTTATGCCCTGCATGCCGCCGTGGCCGTGGGCAAGCTGGGCGACAAGTCGAGCCTGCCGGACTACCTGCAAGGTCGCGAAACACCCAGCCCGCGTCGGCCGCTGAGCGAGCTGGTTTGCGAGGGCGACTTCAGCCTCTAA
- a CDS encoding YcgN family cysteine cluster protein translates to MAAKVEPFWIRKTLEHLDQEEWESLCDGCGLCCLQKLEDEDDNSVYYTRIACKLLDLKTCQCTDYPNRRASVPDCIQLTPGQADQFKWLPPTCGYRLVSERKDLPLWHHLVCGDRDAVHHERISQSGRMLSEGSVPEDDWEDYLIFRAG, encoded by the coding sequence ATGGCCGCCAAAGTCGAACCATTCTGGATACGCAAAACCCTCGAGCACCTCGACCAGGAGGAATGGGAGTCGTTGTGCGACGGCTGTGGCCTGTGCTGCCTGCAAAAGCTCGAGGACGAAGACGACAACAGCGTCTATTACACCCGAATCGCCTGCAAGCTGCTCGACCTGAAAACCTGCCAGTGCACCGACTACCCCAACCGGCGCGCCTCGGTGCCTGACTGCATCCAGCTCACCCCAGGCCAGGCCGACCAGTTCAAATGGCTGCCGCCCACCTGTGGCTATCGCCTGGTCAGCGAACGCAAGGACCTGCCGCTGTGGCACCACCTGGTTTGCGGTGACCGCGACGCCGTGCACCACGAACGCATTTCCCAGTCCGGGCGCATGCTCAGCGAAGGCAGCGTGCCCGAGGACGACTGGGAGGACTACCTGATCTTCCGCGCTGGCTGA
- a CDS encoding M61 metallopeptidase family protein, producing MRGGVKLTATVVLLALSMPAWCAKKVDLDYHVKLLPQSDQAEVRVSLSQGSAVRSLNFDLGHDGDYSDFKADGQWSVSEHRGLWQPGPNKASLTYRVHLTHARKAGLYEARMTPGWALFRGEDLVPPARLDQQDGVELVSRLVFELPAGWKSVETAWPRIGKNTFRIDNVSRLFDRPTGWMLAGNLGSRRVRLGETEVTVASPKGQAMRRMDVLTLLTFVWPQVEAAFPRHPAKLLVVGASDPMRRGASSARDSIYLNSRTALVSENGSSPLIRELVQAIGRFNDHDTSDWISEGLAEYYAIELVRRAGGITDERYQAIQARLAKEGKDVTSLRGAQVSGATVSRAVVVLQELDREIRVKTHNKRSLDDLTQAVMRANSITTAEFVHLAESVIGESSVVLDNKLLR from the coding sequence ATGAGGGGGGGAGTCAAGCTGACGGCAACTGTCGTGCTGCTGGCGCTGAGCATGCCGGCGTGGTGCGCCAAGAAAGTCGACCTGGATTATCACGTCAAACTCCTGCCCCAGAGCGATCAGGCCGAGGTGCGCGTGAGCTTGTCTCAGGGTTCGGCAGTGCGCAGCCTGAACTTTGACTTGGGCCACGACGGTGACTACAGCGACTTCAAGGCCGATGGCCAGTGGAGCGTCAGCGAGCACCGTGGCCTCTGGCAACCTGGCCCCAATAAAGCCAGCCTCACCTACCGCGTGCACCTCACCCACGCGCGCAAAGCGGGTCTGTATGAGGCGCGCATGACACCGGGTTGGGCGCTGTTTCGCGGCGAAGACCTGGTGCCGCCGGCGCGGCTCGATCAGCAGGACGGCGTCGAGCTGGTCTCGCGGCTGGTGTTCGAACTGCCGGCCGGCTGGAAAAGCGTCGAAACCGCCTGGCCGCGCATTGGCAAGAACACCTTTCGCATCGACAACGTTTCCCGCCTGTTCGACCGGCCCACCGGCTGGATGCTCGCCGGCAACCTCGGCAGTCGCCGCGTGCGCCTGGGCGAGACCGAGGTTACCGTGGCCTCGCCCAAAGGCCAGGCCATGCGCCGCATGGATGTACTCACGTTGCTGACCTTCGTCTGGCCGCAGGTGGAAGCTGCATTCCCGCGCCATCCGGCCAAGTTGCTGGTGGTGGGTGCCAGCGACCCGATGCGCCGCGGCGCGTCCTCGGCGCGCGATTCGATCTACCTCAATAGCCGCACCGCGCTGGTCAGCGAAAATGGCAGCAGTCCGTTGATCCGTGAATTGGTACAAGCGATCGGGCGCTTCAATGATCACGACACCAGTGACTGGATCAGCGAAGGCCTGGCCGAGTACTACGCCATCGAGCTGGTGCGCCGTGCTGGTGGTATTACCGATGAGCGCTACCAGGCGATACAGGCGCGGCTGGCGAAGGAAGGCAAGGACGTGACCAGCCTGCGCGGCGCACAGGTCAGCGGCGCGACGGTGTCACGGGCGGTGGTGGTGCTGCAGGAGCTGGACCGCGAGATCCGCGTGAAGACCCATAACAAGCGGTCGCTGGATGACCTCACGCAAGCGGTGATGCGCGCCAACAGCATTACCACCGCCGAGTTCGTGCACCTGGCCGAGAGCGTCATCGGCGAGTCGTCGGTGGTGTTGGATAACAAACTGCTGCGCTGA
- a CDS encoding YgaP family membrane protein, giving the protein MSDSKTLRPIIEHTPFQAQPTQNVHGWERIGSVAGGVMMVGKGLRRGGIFGLIQVAIGGVALARGLTGHSNLKEKLEQGRQEMNTVRAKIERAGEELMNLKTKAEVAAEKATK; this is encoded by the coding sequence ATGAGCGACAGCAAAACCCTGCGACCTATCATCGAACACACGCCATTCCAGGCCCAGCCCACGCAAAACGTGCACGGCTGGGAGCGCATTGGCTCGGTGGCCGGTGGCGTGATGATGGTAGGTAAAGGCCTGCGCCGTGGTGGGATTTTCGGCTTGATCCAGGTAGCAATTGGCGGTGTAGCGCTGGCACGTGGCCTTACCGGTCACAGCAACCTGAAGGAAAAGCTCGAACAGGGCCGCCAGGAAATGAACACGGTGCGCGCGAAGATCGAGCGGGCCGGGGAAGAACTGATGAATTTGAAGACCAAGGCCGAAGTGGCGGCTGAGAAGGCCACCAAATAG
- a CDS encoding RNA methyltransferase, producing the protein MGNKRYSCIGLYNPKSPENVGSVMRAAGCYGVASVFYTGVRYERARDFITDTKKVHHDIPLIGIDDLKKILPLGCIPVAVELVEGARPLPEYTHPDRALYIFGPEDGSLDKEIRDWCEDVVYIPTTGCMNLAATVNVVLYDRLAKGNNTRSGPKY; encoded by the coding sequence GTGGGCAATAAACGCTACAGCTGCATCGGTCTGTATAACCCCAAATCCCCCGAAAACGTCGGCTCGGTCATGCGCGCCGCCGGCTGCTACGGCGTGGCCTCGGTGTTCTACACCGGCGTGCGTTACGAGCGCGCCCGGGATTTCATCACCGACACCAAGAAGGTCCACCACGATATCCCGCTGATCGGTATCGACGACTTGAAAAAGATCCTGCCGCTGGGCTGCATCCCCGTCGCGGTGGAACTGGTGGAAGGCGCCCGCCCCCTGCCGGAATACACCCACCCCGACCGAGCGCTGTATATCTTCGGCCCGGAAGACGGCTCCCTCGACAAGGAGATCCGCGACTGGTGTGAAGACGTGGTCTACATCCCCACCACCGGCTGCATGAACCTTGCCGCCACCGTCAACGTGGTGCTCTATGACCGCCTGGCCAAGGGCAACAACACCCGTTCGGGCCCCAAGTACTGA